The following are encoded in a window of Microcaecilia unicolor chromosome 14, aMicUni1.1, whole genome shotgun sequence genomic DNA:
- the LOC115458386 gene encoding olfactory receptor 10A7-like — protein sequence MVLINQTMVTGFILLGFSDLSLQVQRFLFVLILLFYILAVMGNLIVFTILTVDPVLHTPMYFFLRNLSFLEICFTTVTIPRTLANFFVEDRSISFLPCAFQMYFAFFFGSEEGVLLGIMAYDRYVAICNPLRYSTLMSNKKCVYLAVGSWMMCLVLQFGQITFILSLPFCKSNIIHHFFCDISPVLKLSCTDTYFNDIVRFAASVVFLLIPFLIILSSYIYIISTVLRMNSKDGISKAFSTCASHLTAVTLFYGTTMLVYLQPSVGYTDERIFAVIYCLINPMLNPLIYSLRSKEVKGALRRRMLEKMLLFRL from the coding sequence ATGGTATTGATAAATCAAACCATGGTTACTGGATTCATCCTCCTAGGATTCTCGGACTTGTCTCTGCAAGTGCAACGATTCCTTTTTGTGCTGATACTTCTCTTCTACATACTCGCTGTGATGGGAAACTTGATCGTCTTTACCATCCTCACGGTGGACCCTGTCCTTCATACgcccatgtatttcttcctcaggAATTTGTCCTTCCTGGAGATCTGTTTTACAACGGTCACTATCCCCAGAACACTGGCAAATTTCTTTGTCGAGGACAGAAGCATCTCATTCCTGCCATGTGCCTTCCAAatgtattttgctttttttttcggCAGTGAGGAAGGCGTTCTCCTTGGTATTATGGCCTATGATCGTTATGTCGCAATCTGTAACCCCCTACGTTATTCCACTCTTATGAGCAATAAAAAGTGTGTTTATTTGGCTGTGGGGTCCTGGATGATGTGCCTTGTCTTGCAGTTTGGGCAGATCACGTTCATATTAAGCTTACCTTTCTGTAAGTCTAACATAATCCATCATTTCTTCTGTGATATTTCACCTGTACTGAAGTTGTCTTGTACTGACACTTATTTTAATGACATAGTCAGATTCGCAGCATCTGTGGTTTTCCTACTCATCCCGTTCCTGATCATTCTTTCCTCTTACATTTACATTATCTCCACTGTACTGAGAATGAACTCCAAAGATGGAATAAGTAAGGCTTTCTCTACTTGTGCCTCTCACCTCACTGCTGTTACTTTATTCTACGGGACTACCATGCTTGTCTATTTACAACCAAGTGTAGGATATACAGATGAGAGAATATTTGCTGTGATTTATTGCCTGATTAACCCAATGTTAAATCCTCTTATTTATAGCTTGAGGAGCAAGGAGGTTAAAGGAGCCCTAAGAAGAAGAATGTTGGAGAAAATGTTGCTCTTTAGGTTGTGA
- the LOC115457189 gene encoding olfactory receptor 10A7-like, whose translation MVPENETLITGFKLLGFSDFSLQVQRYLFIVFILFYILAVMGNLLVFTILTVDPKLHTPMYFFLRNLSFLEICFTTVTMPKTLENLLAEDRSISFLGCALQMYFFCLFGTEECVLLCIMACDRYVAICNPLRYSTVMSNKRCVYMAVGSWIMSIGLQLGQITFIFSLPFCRSKVIHHFFCDIPAVLKLSCSDTYLNHIVQQTSTVIFIFVPFLVILCSYIHIILTVLRMNSKEGRNKAFSTCASHLTAVTLFYGTVLLTYLQPAKSTADDRNFAIFYCFVIPPLNPLIYSLRSKDVKGSLRRKLWGKMQYLCRL comes from the coding sequence ATGGTGCCAGAAAATGAAACACTTATTACTGGATTCAAGCTCCTGGGGTTCTCGGACTTCTCTCTACAGGTACAGCGATACCTTTTTATTGTGTTCATTCTCTTCTATATTCTTGCTGTGATGGGAAACCTGCTCGTCTTTACCATCCTCACAGTGGACCCTAAACTTCATACccccatgtacttcttcctcaggAATTTGTCCTTCTTGGAGATCTGTTTCACAACAGTTACGATGCCCAAGACACTGGAGAACCTCTTGGCCGAGGACAGAAGCATCTCATTCTTGGGATGCGCCTTGCAAATGTATTTCTTCTGTCTATTTGGCACTGAGGAATGTGTGCTTCTGTGTATTATGGCCTGTGATCGTTATGTTGCCATCTGTAATCCCTTGCGTTACTCCACTGTTATGAGCAATAAAAGATGTGTTTACATGGCTGTTGGTTCTTGGATTATGTCCATTGGCTTGCAGTTAGGACAGATAACATTCATATTCAGTTTGCCTTTCTGTAGGTCTAAGGTAATCCACCACTTCTTCTGCGATATTCCAGCTGTATTGAAGTTGTCTTGTTCCGACACTTATTTAAATCACATAGTACAGCAGACATCCACCGTGATTTTTATATTTGTACCATTTTTGGTCATTCTTTGCTCTTACATTCACATTATCCTGACTGTGCTGAGGATGAATTCCAAAGAAGGACGAAACAAGGCTTTCTCAACCTGTGCCTCTCACCTCACTGCTGTTACCTTGTTCTATGGGACTGTTTTGCTTACATACTTGCAACCAGCTAAAAGCACTGCAGATGATAGAAATTTTGCCATTTTTTATTGCTTTGTTATCCCACCATTAAATCCACTGATCTACAGCCTAAGAAGCAAAGATGTGAAGGGGTCCTTGAGGAGGAAACTGTGGGGGAAAATGCAATATCTTTGCAGGTTATGA
- the LOC115458132 gene encoding olfactory receptor 10A4-like gives MALENQTFVTGFILLGFSDLSPALQQCLFLLLFSLYSLTLVGNLLVFAALTIDPVLHTPMYFFLRNLSFLETGFTMTTAPKTLVNLMADDRGISFLGCAFQMYFVFIFGAEECVLLGIMAYDRYVAICNPLRYSIVMSNKRCVRMAVGSWIMCVVLQFGQITFIFSLPFCRSKLIRHFFCDIPAVLRLSCTDTYFNDVFRLTITVFLILVPFLIILSSYMYIISTVLRMNSREGRSKAFSTCASHLTVVILFYGTALMAYLQSHASTMDDRIFALFYCFFIPPLNPLIYSLRSKEVKGALRKRIFGKIQFLCR, from the coding sequence ATGGCATTGGAAAACCAAACCTTTGTGACTGGATTTATTCTTCTGGGATTCTCAGATCTGTCTCCGGCGCTGCAGCAGtgtctttttctgctgttgttttccctctacAGTCTCACCTTGGTGGGGAACCTGCTCGTCTTTGCAGCCCTTACAATAGATCCCGTCCTCCACACGCCTATGTATTTCTTTCTCAGGAACTTATCCTTCTTAGAGACTGGTTTTACGATGACCACAGCTCCTAAAACACTGGTGAACCTCATGGCTGACGACAGAGGCATCTCATTTCTGGGATGTGCCTTTCaaatgtattttgtatttatttttggtgCTGAGGAATGCGTGCTTTTGGGGATCATGGCCTACGATCGCTATGTCGCAATATGTAACCCCCTACGTTACTCCATTGTTATGAGTAATAAAAGGTGTGTTCGTATGGCTGTGGGTTCATGGATTATGTGCGTTGTCTTGCAGTTTGGACAGATCACTTTCATATTCAGTTTGCCTTTCTGCAGGTCTAAGCTAATCCGTCATTTCTTCTGTGATATTCCAGCCGTATTGAGGTTGTCCTGTACTGACACTTATTTTAATGACGTGTTTCGTCTGACAATCACTGTGTTTCTAATACTCGTACCATTCCTGATCATTCTGTCTTCTTACATGTACATTATCTCCACTGTGCTGAGGATGAATTCTAGAGAAGGAAGGAGCAAAGCTTTCTCAACCTGTGCCTCTCACCTTACTGTGGTTATCTTATTCTATGGGACTGCTTTGATGGCATATTTGCAATCACACGCAAGCACGATGGATGATAGAATTTTTGCCCTGTTTTATTGCTTTTTCATACCACCATTAAATCCGCTGATTTATAGTCTGAGGAGcaaagaggtgaagggggcattgAGGAAAAGAATTTTTGGGAAAATACAATTTCTCTGCAGGTAG
- the LOC115457191 gene encoding olfactory receptor 10A7-like translates to MVLSDITSSQAMDRTEWIKQKTNGIGKIKTFVTGFILLGFSDLPPELQQCLFVLFLLLYILTLMGNLLVFTILTIDPVLHIPMYFFLRNLSFLETFLTMATAPKTLVDLMAEHRGISFPGCALQMYFVLLFGSEECVLLGIMAYDRYVAICNPLRYSIVMSNKRCVYMAVGSWIMCVVLQFGQITFIFSLPFCRSKLIHHFFCDLPAILRLSCTDTYFNDVIRLTITLVLGLIPFLAILFSYISIISTVLRMNSREGRSKAFSTCASHLTVVILFYGTALMAYLQSHASTVDDRIVSMFYCFILPPLNPVIYSLRSKEVKGALRKRILGKIQFL, encoded by the exons ATGGTTTTAAGTGACATCACCAGTTCACAAGCAATGGACAGAACAGAATGG ATTAAACAGAAAACAAATGGCATTGGAAAAATCAAAACCTTTGTGACTGGATTTATCCTTTTGGGATTCTCAGATCTGCCTCCAGAGCTGcagcaatgtctttttgtgctgtttcttCTCCTCTACATTCTCACCTTGATGGGGAACTTGCTCGTCTTTACTATCCTGACAATAGATCCCGTCCTCCACATACCTATGTATTTCTTCCTCAGGAACTTATCCTTCTTAGAGACTTTTTTAACAATGGCTACAGCTCCTAAAACACTGGTGGACCTCATGGCTGAGCACAGAGGCATCTCATTTCCGGGATGTGCGTTACAAATGTATTTCGTTCTTCTTTTTGGCTCTGAGGAATGCGTGCTTTTGGGTATCATGGCTTATGATCGCTATGTCGCAATATGTAACCCCCTACGTTACTCCATTGTTATGAGTAATAAAAGGTGTGTTTATATGGCTGTGGGTTCATGGATTATGTGTGTTGTCCTGCAGTTTGGACAGATCACTTTCATATTCAGTTTGCCTTTCTGTAGATCTAAGCTAATCCATCACTTCTTCTGTGATCTTCCAGCCATATTGAGGTTGTCCTGTACTGACACTTATTTTAACGATGTAATCCGTCTGACAATCACTCTGGTTTTAGGACTCATACCATTCTTGGCAATTCTGTTCTCTTACATTTCCATTATCTCCACTGTGCTGAGGATGAATTCTAGAGAAGGAAGGAGCAAAGCTTTCTCAACCTGTGCCTCTCACCTTACTGTGGTTATCTTATTTTATGGGACTGCTTTGATGGCATATTTGCAATCACATGCAAGCACTGTGGATGATAGAATTGTTTCCATGTTTTATTGCTTTATCTTACCACCATTAAATCCAGTGATCTACAGCCTGAGGAGCAAAGAGGTAAAGGGTGCCTTGAGGAAAAGAATTTTGGGGAAAATTCAATTTCTCTGA
- the LOC115458057 gene encoding olfactory receptor 10A7-like, whose translation MALENQTFVTGFILLGFSDLPPELQQCLFVLFLLLYVLTLMGNLLVFTILTIDPVLHIPMYFFLRNLSFSETFLTMATAPKTLVDLMAEHRGISFPGCALQMYFVILFGSEECVLLGIMAYDRYVAICNPLRYSIVMNNKRCVHMAVGSWIICIVLQFGQISFIFSLPFCRSNLIHHFFCDLPAILRLSCTDTYFNDVIRLTVTLVLAFIPFLAILFSYIYIISTVLRMNSREGRRKAFSTCASHLTVVILFYGTALMVYLQSNASTVDDRIVSMFYCFILPPLNPVIYSLRSKEVKGALRKRILGKIQFL comes from the coding sequence ATGGCATTGGAAAACCAAACCTTTGTGACTGGATTTATCCTTTTGGGATTCTCAGATCTGCCTCCAGAGCTGcagcaatgtctttttgtgctgtttcttCTCCTCTACGTTCTCACCTTGATGGGGAACCTGCTCGTCTTTACTATCCTGACAATAGATCCCGTCCTCCACATACCTATGTATTTCTTCCTCAGGAACTTATCCTTTTCAGAGACTTTTCTAACAATGGCTACAGCTCCTAAAACATTGGTAGACCTCATGGCTGAGCACAGAGGCATCTCATTTCCGGGATGTGCGTTACAAATGTATTTCGTTATTCTTTTTGGCTCTGAGGAATGTGTGCTTTTGGGTATCATGGCCTATGATCGCTATGTCGCAATATGTAACCCCTTACGTTACTCCATTGTTATGAATAATAAAAGGTGTGTTCATATGGCTGTGGGTTCATGGATTATATGCATTGTCCTGCAGTTTGGACAGATCAGTTTCATATTCAGTTTGCCTTTCTGTAGATCTAACCTAATCCATCACTTCTTCTGTGATCTTCCAGCCATATTGAGGTTGTCCTGTACTGACACTTATTTTAACGATGTAATCCGTCTGACAGTCACTCTAGTTTTAGCATTCATACCATTCTTGGCAATTCTGTTCTCTTACATTTACATTATCTCCACTGTACTGAGGATGAATTCTagagaaggaaggaggaaagCTTTCTCAACCTGTGCCTCTCACCTTACTGTGGTTATCTTATTCTATGGGACTGCTTTGATGGTATATTTGCAATCAAATGCAAGCACCGTGGATGATAGAATTGTTTCCATGTTTTATTGCTTTATCTTACCACCATTAAATCCAGTGATCTACAGCCTGAGGAGCAAAGAGGTAAAGGGTGCCTTGAGGAAAAGAATTTTGGGGAAAATTCAATTTCTCTGA